A genomic window from Thermodesulfovibrionia bacterium includes:
- a CDS encoding universal stress protein, which produces MAYKNILAAVNEFSNSEIAARYAITLAKSSEAKLFLVFVAEENIDKDRLRHAEAALERLFIEAEENSVEVESIIKSGEPAEKIQEIVNEHDIDIVFTATRRQDVKARFFVKTLSRQLMIKLPCAVAMVRVVKMGGTHLKNILVPLRGKTAGLKEKAYFAAKLAEGMGSGVTLLHTRKPAKKFFHGEVRLKPVERDIHIPQDIKEFSEYLYKYKIPVEKKIEYGGVARSITVEAAFRKNDLIVMGASEKSLLSSIARDNPVEHVLRDTPCNLIIFRGKKS; this is translated from the coding sequence ATGGCCTATAAAAATATACTCGCCGCTGTGAATGAATTTTCTAACTCTGAGATAGCTGCGCGGTATGCCATCACCCTTGCGAAGTCATCAGAGGCAAAGCTCTTTCTCGTCTTTGTAGCGGAAGAGAATATCGACAAGGATAGGCTGCGGCATGCTGAGGCTGCGCTTGAGAGGCTCTTTATCGAGGCTGAAGAGAACAGCGTTGAGGTTGAGAGCATTATCAAGAGCGGAGAACCAGCGGAGAAGATACAGGAGATCGTGAATGAACATGATATAGACATCGTCTTCACAGCCACAAGAAGGCAGGATGTGAAAGCACGTTTTTTCGTAAAGACCCTTTCAAGGCAGCTGATGATAAAACTCCCATGCGCTGTTGCGATGGTGAGGGTTGTAAAGATGGGAGGCACGCATCTGAAGAACATACTCGTGCCACTGCGCGGCAAAACAGCAGGGCTCAAAGAAAAGGCATACTTTGCCGCAAAGCTTGCCGAAGGCATGGGCTCGGGAGTAACGCTGCTGCACACACGCAAGCCGGCTAAGAAATTCTTTCACGGCGAGGTGCGCCTGAAGCCGGTGGAGAGGGATATTCACATCCCGCAGGATATCAAGGAGTTTTCAGAATACCTGTATAAATACAAGATCCCTGTTGAGAAGAAGATAGAATACGGGGGAGTTGCGCGGAGCATAACGGTAGAGGCGGCCTTCAGAAAGAATGACCTCATCGTAATGGGGGCGAGTGAAAAAAGCCTCCTTAGTTCCATTGCAAGGGATAATCCTGTTGAACATGTCCTGCGCGATACGCCGTGCAATCTGATAATATTCAGAGGAAAGAAAAGCTGA
- a CDS encoding cation-transporting P-type ATPase: MNIHNLSIEVALKSLLTSAKGLSESEASKRLHEYGPNEIKEVRRTPLYKKFIAQFTHFLAILLWIAAALCFFSEYMHPGEGLLSLGIAISVVILINAVFTFIQEYRAEKAVEELKKLLPFRVKVLRDGAAKEIESGNVVPGDMMLLSEGDKVPADARIIESNRLMVNNAPLTGESDAKQRKPDEFSGEFFESTNVVFAGTLVVSGNGKAVAFATGMSTEFGKIAHLTGGVQELLSPLQKEITRVTKIVAVIAMITGISFFSLGFFVGKGFWQNFLFAIGIIIANVPEGLLPTVTLSLAMGSQRMAKKKALIKTLNSVETLGSVTVICTDKTGTLTQNKMEVQKIWRLEKEGSAVPSPDMLMATASLCNNATFENDIYKGDPTEVAILKAAREAIGDLHSERVYEIPFDSERKRMTTVNTPPSPLLKAPTVGLANGGTSFIPSFTRGGEGGVVVFTKGAMETVFPLCNSILINGKAEAMSEDNKNTITQAYHSMMDEGLRVIAFAYKEIKEDGKIGKWEDEVLEKDLVFTGLMGLQDPPRPEVPEAIKKCKAAGIKVIMITGDAGRTATAIGRQIGLVKNEPVLIEGHEMNAITDNELREKLSAEEIIFARMTPLHKMRIVSVLQDEGERVAVTGDGVNDAPALKKANIGIAMGITGTDVAREASDMILLDDNFASIVNAVEEGRSIFSNIRKFISYIFASNIPEAVPYIGYIIFNIPLPLTIMQILVIDLGTDLFPALALGAERPTKDVMSQPPRGPEERLLNFNTLGRAYLFLGPIEALAGMFGFFYVLNSGGWQWGTMLPANNLLYIQATTACLAGIIISQIGNVFACRSSRESVFSIGFFSNRLILLGVILEIILSAFIIYNPIANKIFGTAPLGQKVLIVLIPFSIGLFLAEELRKFYVRRFL; the protein is encoded by the coding sequence ATGAACATACACAACCTCTCAATAGAAGTCGCGCTCAAAAGCCTTCTCACCTCTGCCAAAGGCCTTTCCGAATCTGAAGCGTCAAAACGGCTTCATGAATACGGGCCAAATGAGATAAAGGAAGTAAGGAGAACACCTCTCTACAAAAAGTTCATCGCACAGTTCACACATTTCTTAGCCATCCTCCTCTGGATAGCTGCGGCGCTCTGCTTCTTCTCGGAATACATGCATCCGGGCGAAGGGCTGCTCTCTCTCGGCATAGCGATATCAGTGGTCATACTGATCAATGCGGTCTTTACATTCATACAGGAATACCGCGCTGAAAAGGCTGTAGAGGAATTGAAGAAACTCCTGCCGTTCAGGGTAAAGGTATTGAGAGACGGTGCGGCAAAAGAGATAGAGTCCGGCAATGTGGTGCCCGGAGACATGATGCTCCTCAGTGAAGGCGACAAGGTGCCGGCAGACGCGAGGATCATTGAATCAAACCGCCTGATGGTAAACAACGCCCCGCTCACCGGCGAGTCGGATGCAAAGCAGAGAAAACCTGACGAATTTTCTGGCGAGTTTTTCGAGAGCACTAATGTCGTATTTGCCGGAACCCTTGTTGTAAGCGGCAACGGCAAAGCGGTTGCATTTGCAACAGGCATGTCAACTGAGTTCGGTAAGATAGCCCATCTGACAGGAGGGGTTCAGGAGTTATTGAGCCCTCTTCAGAAAGAGATCACCAGGGTGACAAAGATCGTCGCGGTCATTGCGATGATAACTGGCATATCATTTTTCTCTCTGGGATTTTTTGTAGGAAAGGGCTTCTGGCAGAACTTCCTATTTGCGATCGGCATTATTATCGCGAATGTGCCTGAAGGCCTTTTGCCTACGGTCACGCTCTCGCTTGCAATGGGGAGCCAGAGGATGGCGAAGAAGAAGGCATTGATAAAGACGCTCAATTCCGTTGAGACGCTCGGCTCTGTCACAGTCATCTGCACTGACAAGACAGGCACGCTTACACAGAATAAGATGGAGGTTCAGAAGATATGGAGATTAGAAAAAGAGGGGTCAGCAGTTCCCTCCCCTGACATGCTTATGGCAACCGCATCCCTCTGCAACAATGCGACTTTTGAAAATGATATTTACAAAGGCGATCCCACCGAGGTAGCAATCCTGAAAGCTGCAAGAGAGGCTATCGGCGACCTGCATTCTGAAAGAGTTTACGAGATACCTTTTGATTCAGAGAGAAAGAGGATGACAACGGTAAACACCCCCCCTTCGCCCCTGCTTAAGGCACCTACTGTTGGCCTTGCAAATGGGGGAACTTCATTTATCCCCTCCTTTACAAGGGGGGGCGAAGGGGGGGTAGTTGTTTTCACCAAAGGCGCCATGGAGACGGTCTTTCCGCTATGCAATTCAATTCTTATAAACGGCAAAGCTGAGGCGATGAGCGAGGATAATAAAAATACGATTACTCAGGCTTATCACTCAATGATGGATGAAGGATTAAGAGTTATCGCATTCGCGTATAAAGAAATAAAGGAAGATGGGAAGATAGGAAAATGGGAAGATGAGGTTTTAGAAAAAGACCTCGTCTTCACAGGCCTGATGGGGCTTCAGGATCCGCCACGGCCGGAAGTGCCGGAAGCTATAAAAAAATGCAAGGCAGCAGGCATCAAGGTCATCATGATAACAGGCGATGCGGGCAGGACTGCCACTGCGATAGGCAGGCAGATCGGGCTTGTCAAAAATGAGCCCGTCCTTATTGAAGGGCATGAGATGAATGCCATCACTGACAATGAATTAAGAGAGAAGCTTTCAGCAGAAGAGATCATCTTCGCGCGCATGACGCCCCTTCATAAGATGAGGATAGTCTCTGTTCTGCAGGATGAAGGAGAGCGTGTTGCCGTGACCGGTGACGGGGTCAATGACGCACCTGCGCTGAAGAAGGCGAACATCGGCATTGCGATGGGGATAACCGGGACAGATGTTGCAAGAGAGGCTTCTGATATGATCCTGCTTGATGATAATTTCGCCTCGATCGTCAATGCGGTAGAGGAAGGAAGAAGCATATTTTCGAATATCAGAAAATTTATCAGCTACATATTTGCATCCAATATTCCTGAGGCTGTACCGTATATCGGATATATCATCTTCAATATCCCTCTGCCTCTTACAATTATGCAGATACTTGTTATCGACCTTGGGACAGACCTCTTCCCCGCGCTTGCGCTTGGCGCTGAGAGGCCGACAAAAGATGTTATGAGCCAGCCTCCGAGAGGCCCGGAGGAAAGGCTCCTGAACTTTAATACGCTTGGCAGGGCATATCTATTCCTCGGCCCTATTGAGGCGCTTGCCGGCATGTTCGGATTCTTCTATGTGCTCAACTCCGGAGGATGGCAGTGGGGAACGATGCTTCCTGCGAATAATTTACTTTATATACAGGCAACAACAGCATGCCTTGCCGGAATTATCATCTCACAAATTGGAAATGTCTTTGCATGCCGTTCATCCAGGGAATCTGTCTTCAGCATCGGTTTTTTTTCAAACAGGCTGATTTTACTCGGCGTGATATTAGAGATAATCCTTTCGGCATTTATCATCTACAATCCTATTGCAAATAAAATCTTCGGGACAGCCCCTCTGGGACAGAAGGTATTGATAGTCTTGATTCCTTTCAGCATCGGCCTGTTTTTAGCAGAAGAATTGAGGAAGTTTTATGTCAGGAGATTTTTGTGA
- the glnE gene encoding bifunctional [glutamate--ammonia ligase]-adenylyl-L-tyrosine phosphorylase/[glutamate--ammonia-ligase] adenylyltransferase — protein MKSSDPKRAERNLVRFFEQNHENRLGQEYLEITARLFASSQFLANFGIANPEELYSAIDESKDVITKELLQARAVKELIFDEGAETNDVMKALRIFKKCYLLRITLRDLSGETDIQTTMHELSSLAEVVISEALSFSFKFNQSRFGAPSESAITLIALGKLGGEELNYSSDVDLIAVYADDEGETSGVANPSGVIFNRISNHEFYCKTIELFSKLLSAQTEDGVAYRVDLRLRPQGQKGDIALPVKAYQTYYESWGRTWERMALIRARPVAGDIGLGVAFMKTAASFVWRETLDFSELEEIKGLKKSIDSTFSRDDIKRGYGGIREAEFFVETFQLLFAAKNSSLKTCRILEAIQALIDMKMIPEEDLTILSQNYLYLRRVEHYLQMKEDLQTHTLPSSDEEVEALAKNMGFLSGDDFLADLRVKRMQVKSMYNGLLGTTEDVHAEALNLLEGELKDNELRSYLSFRKVRKPDQSLMNLNKIREHMRVFRTMQERSLSRKVMPQLLESALTAENPDSAIAGIESLLTSFGMKTAHLTALVEQKELMTGIIKIFSLSSYLSRIFLSSPHYFNMLIEDWFIYKTLKSIEEKLQKTTRENKDFNFQAARFRRLEEVRLGMLFLQKILDTETLFRDMSYLAEAVINVITDKYIHSGLSVIALGKLGGREMTFGSDLDIIFIAETPEAASAAEKIMKSLTSYTDAGLLYSVDTRLRPDGSKGSLVKDIKGYKDYYLEKAHPWELQALLRARPVAGDPEIGDEFLSMASYVITKKGIDVKKEEIAGMRQRIMKELSRESDGIDIKLGPGGIEEIEFHVQYLQLHNAAKYPEVLVQNTPAAIKRLAKFGIISEQEKTILLDAYEYLRKIETLMKLNSINIINSDPDFIEPAALFMEHKKSDEFLSRLRSVREGVTKVIFDVIEYKP, from the coding sequence ATGAAGTCTTCAGACCCGAAGCGGGCCGAGAGAAACCTTGTAAGGTTCTTTGAACAGAATCATGAGAACAGGCTTGGCCAGGAATATCTTGAAATTACAGCCAGGCTCTTTGCATCAAGCCAGTTCCTTGCGAATTTCGGCATCGCCAATCCTGAAGAGCTCTATTCGGCGATAGATGAAAGCAAAGATGTGATTACAAAAGAGCTTCTTCAGGCAAGGGCTGTTAAAGAACTCATCTTTGATGAAGGCGCAGAGACAAATGATGTAATGAAGGCGCTGAGGATTTTCAAGAAGTGTTATCTGCTGAGAATAACCTTGCGAGATCTTTCAGGGGAAACAGATATTCAGACTACAATGCATGAACTCTCCTCCCTTGCTGAGGTGGTAATTTCAGAAGCGCTCTCCTTCTCTTTCAAATTCAATCAGTCAAGATTCGGCGCGCCTTCTGAAAGCGCGATCACACTCATAGCCCTTGGAAAGCTTGGAGGGGAGGAACTTAACTACAGCTCGGATGTTGATCTGATAGCTGTTTATGCTGATGATGAGGGAGAGACGTCAGGCGTTGCAAACCCCTCAGGCGTGATCTTCAACAGGATAAGCAACCATGAGTTCTATTGCAAGACAATAGAGCTTTTCAGCAAATTGCTCTCTGCTCAGACTGAAGACGGGGTTGCATACAGGGTTGACCTGAGGTTAAGGCCTCAGGGACAGAAGGGCGACATAGCCCTGCCTGTGAAGGCATATCAAACTTATTACGAGTCATGGGGACGGACATGGGAGAGGATGGCGTTGATAAGGGCACGGCCTGTTGCAGGCGATATCGGCCTGGGCGTAGCGTTCATGAAGACAGCAGCCTCATTCGTCTGGAGAGAGACGCTTGACTTCTCTGAGTTAGAGGAGATAAAAGGATTAAAGAAGAGCATTGACTCGACATTTTCACGCGATGATATCAAGCGCGGTTATGGCGGCATCAGGGAGGCTGAGTTCTTTGTCGAGACATTTCAGCTTCTCTTTGCCGCAAAGAACAGCTCTTTAAAGACCTGCAGGATACTTGAAGCCATTCAAGCGCTTATAGATATGAAGATGATCCCGGAAGAAGACCTGACGATCCTCTCGCAAAACTACCTTTATTTAAGGCGTGTTGAACACTATCTTCAGATGAAGGAAGACCTTCAGACACACACGCTCCCTTCATCTGATGAAGAGGTCGAGGCGCTTGCGAAGAATATGGGCTTTTTGTCCGGGGATGATTTTCTTGCAGACCTGCGTGTGAAAAGGATGCAGGTCAAGTCAATGTACAACGGACTGCTCGGCACCACAGAGGATGTCCATGCAGAGGCGCTGAATCTGCTGGAAGGCGAGCTGAAAGATAATGAGCTCAGGAGCTACCTCTCATTCAGAAAGGTGCGGAAGCCGGATCAAAGCCTGATGAATCTCAATAAGATAAGAGAGCATATGCGCGTCTTCCGCACGATGCAGGAGCGTTCTCTCTCAAGAAAGGTAATGCCCCAGCTTCTTGAAAGCGCGCTGACGGCTGAGAATCCTGACAGCGCTATTGCCGGCATCGAAAGCCTTCTGACATCATTCGGCATGAAGACCGCCCACCTTACAGCTCTTGTGGAGCAGAAGGAGCTGATGACAGGCATTATCAAGATATTTTCTTTGAGCTCTTATCTTTCAAGGATCTTCCTCAGCAGCCCGCACTATTTTAATATGCTGATCGAAGACTGGTTCATATATAAGACGCTCAAGTCTATAGAGGAAAAACTCCAAAAAACAACACGTGAAAATAAAGATTTTAATTTCCAGGCCGCAAGGTTCAGGAGGCTTGAAGAGGTCAGGCTCGGAATGCTCTTTCTTCAGAAGATACTTGATACGGAAACACTCTTCAGGGATATGTCATATCTTGCTGAAGCGGTCATTAACGTGATAACTGATAAATATATTCATAGCGGGCTTTCTGTTATTGCGCTCGGGAAACTCGGCGGAAGAGAGATGACCTTCGGCTCTGACCTTGATATAATCTTTATAGCAGAGACGCCTGAGGCAGCTTCAGCAGCTGAGAAGATCATGAAGTCGCTGACATCATATACTGACGCCGGGCTGCTCTACAGCGTGGATACAAGGCTGAGGCCTGACGGTTCAAAAGGCAGCCTTGTCAAGGATATAAAAGGATATAAAGATTACTATCTTGAGAAGGCGCATCCGTGGGAGCTTCAGGCGCTCCTTCGTGCAAGGCCTGTGGCAGGCGATCCGGAGATCGGAGATGAGTTCCTTTCAATGGCTTCATATGTGATCACAAAGAAAGGCATTGATGTGAAGAAGGAAGAGATAGCCGGGATGAGACAAAGGATAATGAAAGAGCTCTCGCGGGAGTCTGACGGCATTGATATCAAGCTCGGGCCCGGAGGCATAGAGGAGATCGAATTTCATGTGCAATATCTCCAGCTTCATAATGCGGCAAAATACCCTGAAGTGCTTGTACAGAATACGCCTGCCGCTATCAAGAGGCTCGCCAAGTTCGGGATAATATCCGAGCAGGAAAAGACGATCCTTCTGGATGCGTATGAATACCTGCGGAAGATCGAGACACTTATGAAGCTGAACAGCATAAATATCATCAACTCTGATCCTGACTTCATAGAACCTGCAGCCCTCTTTATGGAGCATAAGAAGAGTGATGAGTTCCTATCGCGGCTGAGGTCTGTGAGAGAGGGCGTGACCAAAGTTATCTTTGATGTTATAGAATATAAGCCATGA
- a CDS encoding LptF/LptG family permease encodes MSILRRYYLKEFFKFFLIFIFTITAILVIAEFFDKADEFYANKSPVYLTFQYLIYNCPKFLLYASPMASLFSILITIGIASNLRETVAIKAGGGSLRKLFSSFLVLGAIISVFTFIIGETVVPAATRKAAYVRSVKILKRSQVVTFREEALWLKGLDGSLIRIKDFVQDSDKILQTSIFSFDPSFKLQKRIESEEAEWSDGAWKLKNSTVFDLDTQMREKHDSLVSNAMDEPKIFKEEVKKPDEMNFIELRDYYNRLENSGFKNLKYKVQLYEKLAYPTINFVMIVFGVALALNTRWGGGVRAAGLGIVVTILYWLTYSVSISLGNTGAIVPWLAPWIGPVAFGIAGSLMYVNIKE; translated from the coding sequence ATGAGCATACTGCGCAGATATTATTTAAAAGAGTTCTTCAAGTTCTTCCTGATATTCATATTCACCATCACCGCTATACTTGTGATCGCAGAATTCTTTGACAAGGCAGATGAATTCTATGCCAATAAAAGCCCTGTTTATCTCACGTTTCAGTACCTTATATATAACTGCCCTAAGTTCCTTCTCTACGCATCGCCTATGGCATCGCTTTTTTCCATACTCATTACTATCGGCATAGCTTCAAACCTGAGAGAGACGGTAGCCATCAAGGCAGGCGGTGGAAGCCTCAGGAAGCTCTTCTCATCTTTCCTTGTGCTCGGCGCCATTATAAGCGTCTTTACATTTATTATCGGAGAGACAGTCGTGCCGGCGGCAACAAGAAAGGCTGCCTATGTCAGAAGTGTAAAAATATTAAAACGGTCTCAAGTGGTCACCTTCAGGGAAGAGGCGCTCTGGCTCAAAGGGCTGGACGGAAGCCTCATCCGCATAAAGGATTTTGTCCAGGACAGCGACAAGATACTCCAGACAAGCATATTCAGCTTTGATCCATCTTTCAAGCTCCAGAAGAGGATCGAATCAGAAGAGGCAGAGTGGTCAGACGGGGCATGGAAGCTGAAGAACTCAACTGTATTTGACCTTGATACCCAGATGAGGGAGAAACATGATTCTCTCGTCTCCAATGCTATGGACGAGCCCAAGATATTCAAGGAAGAGGTAAAGAAGCCTGATGAGATGAACTTCATCGAGCTTCGCGATTATTACAACAGGCTGGAAAACTCAGGCTTCAAGAACCTCAAATACAAAGTCCAGCTATATGAAAAGCTGGCATATCCCACGATCAATTTTGTGATGATAGTATTCGGCGTAGCCCTTGCCTTAAACACAAGATGGGGCGGCGGCGTCAGGGCCGCGGGACTCGGGATCGTCGTGACCATCCTCTACTGGCTCACCTATTCAGTAAGCATCTCCCTCGGAAACACAGGAGCGATAGTCCCGTGGCTCGCTCCATGGATCGGCCCTGTTGCATTCGGTATTGCCGGGAGTTTGATGTATGTGAATATTAAGGAGTAG
- a CDS encoding P-II family nitrogen regulator: MKMIVAIIKHFKLDDVRKALTDMGAVGMTATEVKGFGRQKGHMEVYRGVEYEVKFLPKVKIEVAVTDDKLDEVVTAIEKAAKTGVAGEIGDGKIFVYNLEEVLRIRTGERGESAI, from the coding sequence ATGAAGATGATCGTGGCTATTATAAAGCATTTTAAGCTAGATGATGTAAGAAAGGCGCTGACAGACATGGGCGCCGTGGGCATGACCGCCACTGAGGTCAAAGGCTTTGGCAGGCAGAAAGGGCACATGGAGGTTTACAGGGGAGTTGAGTATGAAGTGAAGTTCCTGCCTAAAGTAAAGATAGAGGTAGCTGTCACTGATGATAAGCTCGATGAGGTGGTAACTGCGATAGAGAAGGCCGCGAAGACAGGAGTGGCAGGAGAGATAGGAGACGGCAAGATATTCGTCTATAACCTTGAAGAAGTGCTGAGGATAAGGACAGGCGAGAGGGGAGAGTCGGCGATTTAG
- the radC gene encoding DNA repair protein RadC, with protein sequence MSKIKDIPKIDRPREKFLAKGSDALSKSELLAILIGSGIKGKNVKQLSEQIIKKHGSNFLNLTIDDLLVISGIGQAKALQIISSIALVKRFYDEKKPQENLILTAKDAIALNSNLKEKKKEYLVCLYLNARNALLKKEIISIGTLDKSLIHPREIFGPAVELRSAGIILLHNHPSGDPMPSEQDKEVFNKIVEAGKIMGVNVLDFIIIGDEKNYSFFEYLRGEKKQDFYISDGVQFSLLDLLIDKKNAYNNQEAGAIKKIKILDLFAGIGGIKIGFEKAGFECVFSNDFDKDCKITYDLNLSDDQKSLVLGDISKISSNIIPDFDILTGGFPCQPFSIAGYRKGFSDDGRGNLFFEIVRILKDKQPKAFLLENVKNLKTHDDGRTISIIYSELQKLGYHVVDKVLNTMEYGNIPQNRERIYIVGFLDQEAFNNFSFPDKIILTKTINDCLEENVEEKYYYNGKSLYAKLKKEVVKKNTIYQWRRQYVRENKNNVCPTLTANMGMGGHNVPIIVDKKGIRKLTPRECANFQGFPEDFKLPNIADSSRYKQFGNSVSIPVIERVAVNIKKALI encoded by the coding sequence ATGTCAAAAATTAAAGATATTCCAAAAATTGACAGACCGAGAGAGAAATTTTTAGCAAAGGGTTCCGACGCGCTCTCTAAAAGCGAACTTTTGGCTATTCTTATCGGGAGCGGGATAAAAGGAAAAAATGTCAAACAGCTTTCCGAACAAATTATCAAAAAACACGGCAGTAATTTCCTAAATTTAACTATAGATGACTTGCTTGTAATTTCAGGAATTGGTCAAGCTAAGGCGTTGCAGATTATATCGTCAATTGCTTTGGTTAAAAGATTTTATGACGAAAAGAAACCGCAGGAAAATTTAATTTTAACTGCTAAGGACGCCATTGCTTTAAATTCCAATTTAAAAGAAAAGAAAAAAGAATATTTGGTTTGCCTTTATCTCAACGCAAGAAATGCTTTGCTTAAAAAGGAAATAATATCCATCGGCACGCTTGATAAAAGCTTAATACATCCCAGAGAAATTTTTGGACCAGCTGTTGAATTGCGCTCGGCTGGTATTATATTGCTTCACAACCATCCTTCTGGCGACCCAATGCCAAGCGAGCAAGACAAAGAAGTTTTTAATAAGATTGTTGAAGCAGGAAAAATCATGGGCGTGAATGTTCTTGATTTTATTATTATAGGAGATGAAAAAAACTACAGTTTTTTTGAATACTTGCGGGGAGAAAAGAAGCAAGATTTTTACATTTCCGATGGAGTGCAATTTTCACTTCTCGACTTATTGATAGACAAGAAAAATGCATATAACAACCAAGAAGCAGGGGCAATAAAAAAAATAAAAATCTTAGATTTGTTCGCTGGAATAGGTGGAATAAAAATCGGTTTCGAAAAAGCTGGCTTTGAATGCGTTTTTTCAAACGACTTTGATAAGGATTGCAAGATTACTTACGATTTAAATCTTTCTGACGATCAAAAATCTTTAGTCCTTGGCGACATATCTAAAATTTCATCCAATATAATTCCTGATTTCGATATCTTAACAGGAGGGTTTCCTTGCCAGCCTTTTTCAATTGCTGGATACCGAAAAGGTTTTTCGGATGACGGCAGGGGCAATTTATTTTTTGAGATAGTAAGAATTTTAAAAGACAAACAACCAAAAGCTTTTTTGCTTGAGAATGTAAAAAATCTTAAAACCCACGATGACGGGAGGACAATAAGCATTATTTACAGTGAGTTGCAAAAACTCGGGTACCATGTTGTAGATAAAGTGCTAAACACCATGGAATACGGTAACATACCGCAAAACAGAGAGCGTATTTATATTGTCGGCTTTTTAGATCAAGAAGCATTTAACAATTTTTCCTTCCCAGATAAGATTATTCTTACAAAAACTATTAATGACTGCCTAGAAGAAAATGTTGAAGAAAAATATTACTATAATGGCAAATCTCTTTATGCAAAACTAAAAAAAGAAGTTGTTAAGAAAAATACCATATACCAATGGCGGCGACAATATGTGCGAGAAAATAAAAATAATGTATGCCCCACGTTAACAGCGAATATGGGAATGGGCGGACATAATGTGCCAATAATAGTTGATAAAAAAGGAATACGTAAATTAACACCCAGAGAATGCGCTAATTTCCAAGGATTCCCCGAAGATTTTAAATTGCCGAATATCGCAGATTCTAGTCGTTATAAGCAATTTGGCAATTCTGTTTCTATTCCAGTGATTGAGCGGGTTGCTGTTAATATTAAAAAAGCATTAATCTAA
- a CDS encoding LptF/LptG family permease → MIIHRLIFKELFKNFMVAIFSLSVILFMEKFVRLTKLVMGKGADMKDIIKVFLYLQPSILLLSIPMAILISIFLTYGRMSADNEIVILKGSGMSFGGIAKSSVTISILGFIILLFVSLYLSPLSTRLFKETLHEAITKKASMALEEETFSKVFKDTVIYVKDMPSRNEFNGIFLYNDSENPAKNPVIIVAQNGSISSNIDDGTIKLSMNNGLIHTYNNESSSEIRFSQYDFILASGINTVSQSKPAEMETTELWKGRNNNLPWKIELNRRLAIPFASLIFGFLGPALASRMGKMGRMGSFSFSLTILLLYYLFLIMGEGFAKAEKIPPFLSGWGPNIFFGIIAVFFCYLAYKDKPIKALRPL, encoded by the coding sequence ATGATAATCCACAGACTGATATTCAAAGAACTCTTCAAGAACTTCATGGTGGCGATATTCTCCCTCTCCGTGATCCTCTTTATGGAAAAGTTCGTCAGGCTCACAAAGCTTGTCATGGGCAAGGGCGCAGACATGAAAGATATCATCAAGGTATTTCTCTATCTTCAGCCGTCGATACTCCTGCTCTCGATCCCGATGGCGATACTCATATCGATATTCCTTACATACGGAAGGATGTCTGCTGACAACGAGATCGTCATATTGAAAGGCAGCGGCATGAGCTTCGGCGGCATAGCCAAATCATCTGTAACCATCTCAATACTCGGCTTCATCATTCTTCTCTTTGTCAGCCTTTATCTCTCCCCTCTCAGCACGCGCTTATTTAAGGAGACGCTACATGAGGCTATCACAAAAAAGGCATCCATGGCGCTTGAGGAAGAGACCTTTTCAAAGGTATTTAAAGACACCGTGATCTATGTAAAGGATATGCCTTCAAGAAATGAATTTAACGGCATCTTTTTATATAATGACTCGGAAAACCCGGCCAAAAACCCGGTCATTATCGTAGCTCAGAACGGGTCCATCAGCTCAAACATTGATGACGGCACGATAAAACTGAGCATGAACAACGGCCTGATCCACACCTACAACAACGAGAGCTCTTCGGAGATAAGATTTTCCCAGTATGACTTTATCCTTGCCTCAGGCATTAATACCGTAAGCCAGTCAAAACCCGCAGAGATGGAGACCACGGAACTGTGGAAAGGCAGAAATAACAATCTGCCATGGAAGATAGAGCTTAACAGGAGGCTCGCCATACCTTTCGCCTCTCTCATCTTCGGCTTTCTCGGCCCGGCGCTTGCGAGCAGGATGGGAAAGATGGGCAGGATGGGCAGCTTCTCATTCAGCCTCACAATACTTTTATTGTATTACCTCTTCCTGATAATGGGAGAAGGTTTTGCAAAGGCGGAAAAGATACCCCCGTTCCTGAGCGGATGGGGGCCTAATATCTTTTTCGGGATCATCGCCGTATTCTTCTGTTATCTGGCATATAAAGATAAACCCATAAAAGCACTTCGCCCGTTATGA